A portion of the Magnetovibrio sp. genome contains these proteins:
- a CDS encoding glycosyltransferase family 87 protein — MGRLISGDWLTIERLRVYSWILIVLWSVAFAALILTADGNLDVFGRPLGTDFANTWSSGLQALAGEHLAVYDLDAQRAAQHAAFATAEISQFDWHYPWLYPPTFLLIATPLALLPYGGALFVWLALTLPMYVVAIRAIVAQRLAVLAALAFPAVAINIGHGQNAFLSAGLLGAGLVWLDRRPVLSGITFGLLSYKPQFGLLIPLVLIATARWKVFVCAAVTVVAMIGVSALAFGVEMWPAFFAHTSFTRAVVLESGAMAWEQKQSLFAAVRAVGGGVSLAYAFQAVLGVGVAAVTVWLWRLQVDFSLKAAGLVTATLLVTPYMVDYDFVILGLALAWLAGLGLQQGFLPGEKSALAVAWAVPLVARPFALLTHVPLGLIAMAVVFALIVRRALYERSASLHA, encoded by the coding sequence ATGGGCAGGCTCATCAGTGGCGACTGGCTGACGATTGAGCGTTTGCGCGTCTATAGCTGGATCCTGATCGTTTTGTGGTCGGTCGCCTTCGCCGCCTTGATCCTCACCGCCGATGGTAATCTCGATGTTTTTGGCCGCCCTTTGGGCACCGATTTCGCCAACACTTGGTCTTCGGGTCTGCAAGCCTTGGCTGGCGAGCACTTGGCGGTCTATGACTTAGATGCCCAGCGCGCCGCGCAGCATGCGGCCTTTGCCACCGCCGAGATTTCGCAGTTCGACTGGCACTATCCGTGGCTCTATCCGCCGACGTTTTTGCTCATCGCGACGCCGTTGGCGCTGTTGCCGTACGGGGGGGCTTTGTTTGTGTGGTTGGCGTTGACGCTACCGATGTACGTGGTGGCAATCAGGGCCATCGTGGCGCAGCGTTTGGCGGTTCTGGCGGCGCTGGCGTTTCCCGCCGTGGCGATCAATATCGGCCACGGCCAAAACGCCTTTCTCAGCGCCGGTCTCCTGGGTGCCGGGTTGGTGTGGTTGGACCGCCGTCCTGTGCTGTCGGGCATCACCTTTGGTCTGCTGTCCTACAAACCGCAATTCGGTTTGTTGATCCCGTTGGTCTTGATCGCCACCGCGCGGTGGAAAGTGTTCGTTTGTGCGGCGGTGACTGTGGTGGCGATGATCGGCGTATCCGCCTTGGCGTTCGGCGTCGAGATGTGGCCGGCGTTTTTCGCCCACACCAGCTTCACCCGCGCAGTGGTGCTGGAAAGTGGTGCCATGGCGTGGGAACAAAAGCAAAGTCTGTTCGCCGCCGTGCGCGCGGTGGGCGGCGGCGTGTCGTTGGCATATGCGTTTCAGGCGGTTTTAGGCGTCGGTGTCGCGGCGGTCACCGTATGGCTGTGGCGCTTACAGGTCGACTTTTCGCTCAAGGCCGCCGGTTTGGTTACCGCCACCTTGCTGGTGACGCCGTATATGGTCGATTACGACTTTGTGATTTTGGGGTTGGCCCTGGCGTGGTTGGCGGGCTTGGGACTGCAGCAGGGGTTTTTGCCGGGGGAAAAAAGCGCCTTGGCGGTTGCCTGGGCGGTGCCGTTGGTGGCGCGGCCGTTTGCGCTGCTCACCCATGTGCCGCTGGGCCTGATCGCCATGGCGGTGGTGTTCGCCCTGATCGTGCGCCGCGCGCTTTATGAGCGTAGCGCTAGTTTACATGCCTGA
- a CDS encoding sulfatase-like hydrolase/transferase: protein MQNRLSRALISGPYSKALAGLRARPTLLFICVALLIPNAVFLAAIAVGIGTPQRFAAIVAYLVVGLLARNVPPPVVVGTYLTVLIYDLASTVALLFGLSFVEMFAVLKFALEVKLFASIMYVAIGLGIAFSAVAALKMLVRERAVLRRARLMPPVLAAFALIVLDVSVNSLPHYHFASAFAAGQPFESGLRSSGLEAKLDRGQGRRTVMVVMVEGLGVFEDPVRQRIVDGPLQTPAVRARYDVRSGQTAYFGSTTAAEMRELCASRSPYQSVMNGPQSACLPANLKAQGYRTVAVHGFSATMFERERWYPNIGFEQSLFARDFAASGIAQCGAVFKGACDSALVGRLQDVIETSHEPLFLYWLTLNTHIPIAPGEHSARVDCQSGGAFGDVEVCDMAGMWVDLLSGVAQLAMSEADMDILIVGDHAPPLWSRTQRAQFKPGVVPWVLLSPKGPTS, encoded by the coding sequence ATGCAAAACCGCTTATCCCGCGCCCTAATCTCGGGGCCGTATTCCAAGGCTCTCGCTGGGTTGCGCGCGCGTCCCACGTTGCTGTTCATTTGCGTCGCGTTGCTGATCCCCAACGCGGTGTTTTTAGCCGCCATCGCCGTGGGTATCGGCACGCCGCAACGGTTCGCCGCCATCGTCGCCTATCTGGTTGTAGGGCTATTGGCACGTAATGTGCCGCCGCCCGTTGTCGTCGGGACTTATTTGACGGTGCTGATCTACGATCTCGCCAGCACCGTTGCGCTGTTGTTCGGCCTGTCGTTCGTGGAAATGTTCGCAGTGCTGAAATTCGCCCTCGAGGTGAAGCTGTTCGCCTCAATAATGTATGTGGCGATCGGCTTGGGCATCGCGTTCAGCGCCGTCGCCGCGCTGAAGATGTTGGTGCGCGAACGGGCGGTCTTGCGCCGTGCGCGCCTGATGCCGCCGGTGTTGGCGGCATTCGCCTTGATCGTCCTGGATGTATCGGTCAACAGCTTGCCGCATTATCACTTCGCCAGCGCCTTTGCCGCGGGCCAGCCGTTCGAATCCGGGCTTCGTTCGTCCGGTCTTGAAGCCAAATTGGACCGGGGGCAGGGGCGGCGCACTGTTATGGTGGTGATGGTCGAAGGTTTGGGTGTGTTTGAAGATCCCGTACGACAAAGGATCGTCGATGGCCCGCTTCAAACCCCAGCAGTACGTGCGCGCTATGACGTGCGCAGCGGCCAAACGGCGTATTTCGGTTCGACCACGGCGGCGGAAATGCGAGAGTTGTGCGCCAGCAGAAGTCCGTATCAAAGTGTCATGAACGGCCCTCAGTCTGCATGCCTGCCGGCGAATCTGAAGGCACAAGGTTATCGCACCGTGGCCGTGCACGGATTTTCGGCAACCATGTTCGAGCGCGAAAGATGGTATCCGAACATCGGATTTGAACAGAGCCTGTTCGCCCGTGATTTTGCCGCATCGGGCATCGCCCAGTGTGGGGCCGTGTTCAAAGGTGCGTGCGATTCGGCGTTGGTCGGGCGGCTGCAAGACGTCATCGAGACGTCGCACGAGCCGCTGTTTCTCTATTGGTTGACGCTTAACACCCACATTCCCATTGCGCCGGGTGAGCATAGCGCGCGTGTCGATTGTCAATCCGGCGGCGCGTTCGGCGATGTCGAGGTTTGCGACATGGCGGGCATGTGGGTCGATCTGTTGAGCGGGGTGGCGCAGTTGGCGATGAGCGAGGCTGACATGGATATCTTGATCGTTGGCGATCATGCACCGCCACTGTGGTCGCGCACGCAGCGTGCACAGTTCAAACCCGGCGTCGTGCCATGGGTATTGTTGTCGCCCAAGGGGCCAACATCATAA
- a CDS encoding Flp family type IVb pilin, which translates to MAKFSKLMTRFTRDENGATAIEYGLIAALIAVVIIGALTLLGTTLETKFNEVSNSLNN; encoded by the coding sequence ATGGCTAAGTTTTCTAAGCTTATGACCCGTTTTACGCGTGATGAAAATGGCGCGACCGCTATCGAATATGGTCTGATCGCCGCGTTGATCGCCGTGGTCATCATCGGTGCGCTGACCCTCTTGGGCACCACCCTGGAGACGAAGTTCAACGAAGTAAGCAATAGCTTGAACAACTAA
- a CDS encoding pilus assembly protein, translating to MRTMPSISGVHQHLRTFMIRAWRAERGAVAAIVALSMIPLMIGGGLAVDLSRAYLVKSRLSHALDAAGLAVGTMRTNSTSTTYLETQFQNFFNANYAAGEVGTPHDLIFVDNGGILTVSGKTTVNTVFMSIVGIDTITVSSTAEIQVETKGLELVMVLDNTGSMSGSKLSSMKSASLDLIDIVFGGEATPDFVKVGLVPFSGSVNIGSTNTAYVTDLTAFDWGTTSWEGCVEARAYPEDVRDSTPSLGGLWTPYYWADHNSYNNWIDGGSYSIDSSPPSNKGPNKYCPRAVTPLTNNRALLESEINAQWASGYTHINFGAAWGWRLISPGEPFTQGSAYGDPDWTKAVIILTDGENTTSDYVDTAYGYRWEGNLGSTSGSGTTAELNSRLTEVCTAMKNKDILVYTITFNVSSTTTQALFENCATSSDKYFNSPDSTTLTQAFRAIGAELKSLHLSK from the coding sequence ATGCGAACCATGCCAAGCATTTCCGGTGTTCATCAACATCTGCGTACTTTCATGATCCGCGCGTGGCGTGCTGAGCGCGGTGCGGTGGCGGCCATTGTCGCGTTGTCCATGATCCCGTTGATGATCGGAGGTGGTTTGGCTGTGGACTTGTCACGCGCCTATCTGGTCAAGTCACGTCTTAGCCACGCCTTGGACGCCGCAGGACTGGCGGTCGGCACCATGCGCACCAATTCAACCTCGACGACATACCTGGAAACCCAATTTCAAAATTTTTTCAACGCCAACTACGCGGCTGGCGAAGTCGGAACCCCTCATGACCTGATCTTCGTCGATAACGGCGGCATTCTAACCGTCAGCGGCAAAACCACCGTCAACACCGTGTTCATGAGCATCGTCGGAATCGACACCATCACCGTGTCTTCCACAGCTGAAATCCAAGTTGAGACCAAGGGACTTGAACTGGTCATGGTGCTCGACAACACCGGGTCGATGTCCGGCAGCAAACTGTCGTCGATGAAAAGCGCGTCACTGGATCTGATCGACATCGTGTTCGGCGGCGAAGCCACGCCGGACTTCGTCAAAGTCGGTCTGGTGCCGTTTTCCGGCAGCGTCAACATCGGCAGCACCAACACCGCCTATGTCACCGATCTGACGGCTTTCGACTGGGGCACCACATCGTGGGAAGGCTGCGTCGAAGCACGTGCGTACCCCGAAGACGTGCGCGATTCCACGCCATCGCTGGGTGGTTTGTGGACGCCGTACTATTGGGCCGACCACAATTCTTACAACAATTGGATCGACGGCGGCAGCTACTCCATTGACAGTTCACCACCCAGCAACAAAGGTCCCAACAAGTACTGCCCGCGCGCGGTGACGCCATTGACCAACAACCGTGCCCTGCTGGAATCGGAAATCAATGCCCAGTGGGCGTCGGGTTACACGCACATCAATTTCGGCGCAGCGTGGGGCTGGCGACTGATATCACCAGGCGAACCGTTCACCCAAGGCAGCGCTTATGGCGATCCCGACTGGACCAAGGCGGTAATCATCTTGACCGACGGCGAGAACACAACCAGCGATTACGTCGATACCGCTTACGGCTATCGGTGGGAAGGCAACCTGGGCTCGACCAGCGGCTCGGGCACCACCGCTGAACTGAACAGTCGTTTGACGGAAGTTTGCACCGCGATGAAGAACAAAGACATCTTGGTCTACACCATCACCTTCAACGTCAGTTCGACCACTACCCAGGCCCTGTTTGAAAATTGCGCCACCAGTTCGGACAAGTATTTCAATTCGCCCGACAGCACCACTTTGACCCAGGCCTTTCGCGCCATCGGCGCAGAACTGAAAAGTCTTCACTTGAGTAAATAA
- a CDS encoding Crp/Fnr family transcriptional regulator: protein MSEEQDQIVAPQDRKLDGIELLVEAPPAMKRELEERCRWVHYQPNQVIVDRDDESTEVFFIVKGSVKVMDFLANDQEIALAELGSGSSFGEMSAIDASRRSARVTAVEETTLAALPSKDFRRLLIDCPGIAMMLLKRFAGLIRTLNNRVTSLSTLSPHQRVYYELLRMSEPNAQGDGTWMIHFLPKHEEIASWSGTSREDVAMAIGHLAREGIVGRKHKSLVIKDHGRLQMLLNL, encoded by the coding sequence ATGAGCGAAGAGCAAGACCAGATAGTCGCACCGCAAGATCGAAAGTTGGACGGCATCGAACTTCTCGTTGAGGCGCCGCCTGCGATGAAGCGCGAGCTGGAAGAACGTTGCCGGTGGGTGCACTACCAGCCCAACCAGGTCATCGTCGACCGCGACGACGAATCCACCGAGGTGTTTTTTATCGTCAAGGGCAGCGTCAAGGTCATGGACTTTCTCGCCAACGACCAGGAAATCGCTTTGGCGGAGCTTGGTAGCGGCAGCAGTTTCGGTGAAATGTCCGCCATCGACGCATCCAGGCGTTCAGCGCGCGTCACGGCGGTTGAAGAAACCACCCTGGCGGCCTTGCCCAGCAAGGATTTTCGCCGCCTACTGATCGATTGCCCCGGCATCGCGATGATGTTGCTCAAGCGATTTGCTGGGTTGATCCGTACCTTGAACAACCGCGTGACGTCGTTGAGCACCTTGAGCCCTCATCAACGCGTCTATTACGAGTTGCTGCGGATGTCCGAACCCAATGCCCAGGGGGATGGCACGTGGATGATCCATTTCCTGCCCAAGCATGAAGAAATCGCCAGTTGGAGCGGCACCTCGCGCGAAGACGTGGCCATGGCCATCGGCCATCTGGCGCGCGAAGGCATTGTCGGGCGCAAGCACAAATCCTTGGTCATCAAGGACCACGGCCGCTTGCAAATGTTGCTCAATTTATAA
- a CDS encoding TadE/TadG family type IV pilus assembly protein translates to MIDLPRPFKRFLNRFFRASDGAAAVEFALISPVLVFVFMAIMEVSVMFFASANIDGAAIDAARRIRTGQNQSSADPASDFSTALCGSLSSAINCGSLFHDVRTVTSFATIDLSTEIDPVTGEPITYGYSSGSASDIVVVRVMYYWDFVTPFIGRFLSDAGSNRRLLASTVVFQNEPYK, encoded by the coding sequence ATGATCGACTTGCCCCGCCCCTTCAAACGCTTTTTGAACCGTTTTTTCCGCGCGTCCGACGGTGCGGCCGCCGTTGAATTCGCGCTAATATCGCCGGTGCTTGTCTTCGTCTTCATGGCCATCATGGAAGTGTCGGTGATGTTTTTCGCATCCGCCAACATCGACGGCGCGGCGATCGATGCCGCACGACGCATCCGCACCGGCCAGAACCAAAGCAGCGCCGATCCTGCCAGCGATTTTTCCACCGCGCTATGCGGTTCGCTCAGTTCCGCGATCAACTGCGGCAGCTTGTTTCATGACGTACGCACCGTGACCTCGTTCGCCACGATCGATCTCTCAACCGAGATCGATCCCGTGACCGGCGAACCCATCACATACGGATACAGCAGCGGCTCCGCCAGCGACATCGTTGTCGTGCGGGTGATGTATTACTGGGATTTCGTCACCCCGTTCATCGGCAGGTTCCTCAGCGACGCCGGCTCGAACCGCCGCTTGCTGGCCTCTACCGTTGTGTTTCAAAACGAACCGTACAAGTGA
- a CDS encoding type II secretion system F family protein, whose protein sequence is MFGIPTPTLIVWMASLAAIITVVALALPFIFTDGSSKRVKMVANRRQELSRQQMEGLASKGSSIRQRKAQSRTDLMKKVLHALKLDEALSSKELKESLAQAGYRNQNALVMFTFMRFALAIGMFIVAVVIISAWKDFPYPLPVKALMMAGAAAVGFYLPKIFVTNAAQKRQVELNKGFADALDLMVICVEGGLSVEAAFDRVTNEIGDKSPALAQEFGLTSAELAYLGNRHKAYANFADRTGLPAIKSLATTLVQSEKYGTPVGQALKVLSQERREERMSAAEKKGASLPAKLTVPMILFFLPPLFMVVIGPAAIRISGM, encoded by the coding sequence ATGTTCGGTATCCCAACTCCTACCCTGATCGTGTGGATGGCGTCGTTGGCCGCCATCATCACTGTGGTGGCGCTGGCCCTGCCGTTCATCTTCACCGACGGTTCGTCTAAACGCGTCAAGATGGTTGCCAACCGACGCCAAGAGTTGTCTCGCCAACAGATGGAAGGCTTGGCAAGCAAAGGCTCGTCCATCCGTCAGCGCAAGGCCCAAAGCCGCACCGATTTGATGAAAAAAGTGCTCCATGCCTTGAAGCTTGACGAGGCCTTGTCGTCGAAAGAGCTCAAGGAAAGTCTGGCGCAGGCCGGCTATCGCAATCAAAACGCCTTGGTCATGTTCACCTTCATGCGCTTCGCTCTGGCGATCGGTATGTTCATCGTCGCCGTGGTGATCATTTCGGCCTGGAAAGACTTTCCCTACCCCTTGCCGGTCAAGGCATTGATGATGGCTGGCGCTGCGGCGGTGGGCTTTTATCTGCCGAAGATTTTCGTCACCAATGCCGCGCAAAAACGTCAGGTCGAACTGAATAAAGGCTTCGCCGACGCGCTCGATTTAATGGTCATTTGCGTGGAAGGCGGCTTGTCGGTTGAGGCCGCATTCGATCGCGTGACCAACGAAATCGGTGACAAGTCCCCCGCCCTGGCCCAGGAATTCGGCCTCACCTCAGCGGAACTGGCGTATTTAGGCAACCGCCACAAGGCCTATGCCAACTTCGCCGACCGCACCGGCCTGCCCGCGATCAAGTCCCTCGCCACCACCTTGGTGCAGTCGGAAAAGTACGGTACCCCGGTCGGCCAAGCGTTGAAGGTGCTGTCCCAAGAACGACGTGAAGAACGCATGTCGGCCGCGGAAAAGAAAGGCGCGTCGCTGCCCGCCAAGCTGACTGTGCCGATGATCTTGTTCTTCCTACCGCCTTTGTTCATGGTCGTGATCGGCCCGGCGGCGATCCGCATTTCAGGCATGTAA
- a CDS encoding type II secretion system F family protein has translation MNNIDLPVLLVIVGAIGIFLMLMIGAMASLAMKPKMRLKKRIDSIGSIASSGSVSAKAESRRQKRIQDKLKGVGETQKKEGIGDKIAAALLQAGLQIEVKVLVLICIALGIAGVVGAIVVNAPPLAIPAAGIIAGAGLPKFVLGRMAQRRQNEFTKHFAEAIDVITRGIRSGLPVGECLNVIAREFEGPVGEEFTMVVEGQRLGMTLEDIMSRALKRIPTAEFKFFAIVLQIQKQTGGNLADTLENLSEVLRSRKRIKDKIKALSSEAKASAGIIASLPFFVLGMLSLVNPAYVATLFTDGIHLVFIGLGMMGIGIFVMSQMINFEV, from the coding sequence CTGCTGGTGATCGTCGGCGCCATTGGCATATTCCTCATGCTGATGATCGGCGCGATGGCTTCCCTCGCCATGAAACCGAAAATGCGGCTGAAAAAGCGCATCGATTCTATTGGCTCCATCGCCAGCAGCGGCAGCGTTTCGGCCAAGGCCGAAAGCCGTCGTCAAAAACGTATTCAAGACAAGCTCAAGGGTGTCGGCGAAACCCAGAAAAAAGAGGGCATCGGCGACAAAATCGCAGCAGCCTTGCTCCAGGCCGGTTTGCAAATCGAAGTCAAAGTCCTGGTGTTGATTTGCATCGCGTTGGGCATCGCCGGCGTGGTGGGTGCGATTGTGGTCAATGCGCCGCCGCTGGCGATCCCCGCAGCGGGCATCATCGCCGGGGCGGGTTTGCCGAAATTCGTCCTTGGGCGCATGGCGCAACGTCGTCAAAACGAATTTACCAAGCATTTCGCCGAAGCCATCGACGTCATCACCCGCGGTATCCGCTCGGGCCTGCCGGTGGGGGAATGCCTAAACGTCATCGCCCGCGAATTCGAGGGCCCGGTGGGCGAAGAATTCACCATGGTGGTCGAAGGCCAGCGCCTCGGCATGACGTTGGAAGACATAATGTCGCGCGCGCTCAAACGCATCCCCACGGCGGAATTCAAGTTCTTCGCCATCGTCTTGCAGATCCAAAAGCAGACCGGCGGCAATTTGGCCGACACCTTGGAAAATCTGTCGGAAGTGCTGCGCAGCCGCAAGCGCATCAAGGACAAGATCAAGGCCCTGAGCTCTGAAGCCAAAGCATCCGCCGGCATCATCGCCAGCTTGCCATTTTTCGTGCTCGGCATGCTGTCGTTGGTCAATCCGGCCTATGTGGCGACCCTGTTTACCGACGGCATTCACTTGGTGTTCATCGGCCTCGGCATGATGGGCATCGGCATTTTCGTGATGTCGCAAATGATCAACTTCGAGGTTTGA
- a CDS encoding A24 family peptidase, with protein sequence MTVLHSALMVSYIALVLYGAWSDARSLRIPNSVSLALLATFVPTALVAGLPLESIAWHLVCGVAVLVVGIVLFAFGLFGGGDAKLLAGCALWVGWPEVTWLVGAVILVGGALSILVILLRKGLGLWPDWLVNAAKGLFEPGKAVPYGIAISAGALLMLPRMDVLPPAWPDIFAFIVG encoded by the coding sequence GTGACGGTTTTGCATTCGGCATTGATGGTGAGCTACATCGCATTGGTGCTTTATGGCGCATGGTCCGACGCGCGTTCGCTGCGTATTCCCAATTCGGTGTCGCTGGCGTTGTTGGCGACGTTCGTGCCCACAGCACTGGTCGCCGGTCTGCCGCTGGAAAGCATTGCGTGGCATTTGGTATGCGGTGTGGCGGTGTTGGTGGTGGGCATCGTTTTGTTCGCATTTGGCCTGTTCGGTGGCGGTGATGCCAAATTGTTGGCTGGATGCGCACTTTGGGTCGGTTGGCCAGAGGTGACCTGGCTGGTCGGTGCAGTGATTTTGGTCGGTGGAGCGTTGTCCATCTTGGTGATTTTGCTGCGTAAAGGCTTGGGACTGTGGCCGGACTGGCTGGTGAACGCCGCCAAGGGGCTGTTCGAGCCCGGTAAGGCGGTGCCGTACGGTATCGCCATTTCGGCGGGCGCGTTGCTGATGCTTCCGCGCATGGACGTGTTGCCTCCTGCGTGGCCCGACATCTTCGCCTTTATCGTGGGGTAG
- a CDS encoding TadE/TadG family type IV pilus assembly protein yields MTLTRENIRHFPCHDRGAAAVEFALIAPVLVFLFMAILEVSVMFFATANIDGAAIEAARLIRTGQIQSSADPVSDFSTALCDDLSSIINCANLFYDARTVSTFASVSLTTEIDPDTGEPVTYGFSGGSAGDIVVVRVMYYWDFITPFIGTYLSDAGSSRRLLTSTVVFQNEPYE; encoded by the coding sequence TTGACTTTAACGCGCGAAAATATTCGTCATTTCCCTTGCCACGACCGCGGGGCTGCCGCTGTTGAATTTGCCCTGATCGCTCCGGTTTTGGTCTTTTTGTTCATGGCGATATTGGAAGTGTCGGTGATGTTTTTTGCCACCGCCAACATCGACGGCGCAGCGATCGAAGCGGCAAGGCTCATCCGCACCGGCCAAATTCAATCCAGCGCCGATCCGGTTAGCGATTTTTCCACCGCGCTGTGCGACGACCTCAGTTCCATCATCAACTGCGCCAATCTGTTTTACGATGCCCGCACCGTCTCCACCTTCGCCAGCGTCAGTCTGACCACCGAAATCGACCCTGATACCGGGGAGCCCGTAACCTACGGATTTTCCGGTGGCTCGGCGGGCGACATCGTCGTGGTTCGGGTAATGTATTACTGGGACTTCATCACCCCCTTCATCGGCACGTACCTGAGCGATGCGGGATCATCCCGCCGTTTGCTGACCTCTACCGTGGTGTTCCAAAACGAGCCCTACGAGTGA
- a CDS encoding PilZ domain-containing protein, with translation MTDDAPSETPQKPAQNPTAEDLAELAKRRQSVRLTTVYGGRISQFGKAYPCTISDISVGGAKVKLKDPRDFGVLVKDQSVQLVFDRLSDYKALNGELAWMRPSEFVVGMTFSDPELRRRMVLKRLMPNRWRIANEHAARHDTEGVPSEDI, from the coding sequence ATGACCGACGATGCGCCTTCCGAGACCCCGCAAAAGCCTGCACAAAACCCAACGGCGGAAGATTTAGCCGAACTGGCCAAGCGCCGTCAAAGCGTGCGTTTGACCACCGTTTATGGCGGCCGCATCAGCCAATTCGGCAAGGCCTATCCCTGCACGATTTCCGATATTTCCGTGGGTGGGGCGAAAGTGAAGCTGAAGGATCCGCGCGATTTCGGGGTTTTGGTGAAAGATCAAAGCGTACAGTTGGTGTTCGATCGTCTATCCGACTACAAGGCCCTGAACGGCGAATTGGCATGGATGAGGCCAAGCGAATTCGTGGTGGGAATGACTTTTTCGGACCCAGAGTTGCGCCGCCGCATGGTTTTAAAACGATTGATGCCCAATCGCTGGCGTATCGCAAACGAACACGCGGCGCGCCATGACACGGAAGGCGTTCCGTCTGAGGACATTTAA
- a CDS encoding TadE/TadG family type IV pilus assembly protein — MTRIRHKIHNISKRFNASDRGIAATEFALVLPFLLLLLMGVIELSNVMTVERKLLNSMQTAADLIGQQTDVTDAELNDIFTAAELTMSPFNTAPLTVGIASVVFDETTGAPSVGWSSGLNGGEVLNPTTLAVGHGEPGASIIIVSGVYTYTPLIDLILPNALTLQEISYMRPRKVMSVLKY, encoded by the coding sequence ATGACCCGCATTCGCCATAAAATCCACAACATATCAAAGCGTTTCAATGCCAGCGACCGCGGCATTGCCGCAACCGAATTCGCTCTGGTGCTGCCGTTTTTGCTGCTGCTGTTGATGGGCGTCATCGAACTGTCGAACGTCATGACGGTGGAACGCAAGCTGCTCAATTCCATGCAAACGGCGGCTGATTTGATCGGCCAGCAGACGGATGTCACGGACGCCGAACTCAACGACATCTTCACCGCCGCCGAACTGACCATGTCGCCGTTCAACACCGCGCCGTTAACCGTGGGAATCGCCAGCGTCGTGTTCGACGAAACCACCGGCGCACCCAGTGTGGGTTGGTCCAGCGGCTTGAACGGCGGCGAAGTGCTCAACCCAACCACGCTGGCCGTTGGTCACGGTGAGCCAGGCGCCAGCATCATCATCGTCAGCGGCGTCTATACATATACGCCACTGATCGACCTGATCTTGCCCAATGCGCTGACGCTTCAGGAAATTTCCTACATGCGCCCCCGCAAGGTTATGTCGGTGTTGAAGTATTGA
- a CDS encoding tetratricopeptide repeat protein: MLKLNSRAGVSQILRVAIVGGALMLAAGCETVGDTTAGPQTAQAQMDNVQLTLYEAAREAEASNKYEMAAGVYGRLFERRPDDPTILSAFVRNMRYSGRAPEIVDYVQAKTPHMLTDPGVKFEYAKALLAAGRKAEAVVALNESLAILPNDWQVYSALGIAYDSMGRFDEAIAVYTAALNRSPNNVVVMNNMAMSLAMSGKLADAIAVLERAAGINRSNAHVRQNLALLYAINGDVERARALTAMDLDVSDVETNLSFYRRFEGLNQ; encoded by the coding sequence ATGCTTAAGCTGAATAGCCGTGCTGGTGTCAGCCAGATTTTACGCGTAGCGATTGTTGGCGGCGCGCTGATGTTGGCGGCCGGGTGCGAGACCGTCGGTGATACGACTGCGGGACCGCAAACCGCTCAAGCCCAGATGGATAACGTGCAGTTGACGCTGTACGAGGCCGCGCGTGAAGCCGAAGCCTCTAACAAATATGAAATGGCGGCAGGCGTGTACGGCCGTTTGTTCGAACGCCGTCCTGACGATCCGACGATCTTGAGCGCGTTTGTACGTAACATGCGCTATAGCGGACGGGCGCCCGAAATCGTTGATTACGTCCAGGCCAAGACTCCACATATGTTGACCGATCCCGGGGTGAAATTCGAATACGCCAAAGCCTTGTTGGCTGCTGGGCGTAAGGCGGAAGCCGTCGTGGCGTTGAACGAGTCGCTGGCGATATTGCCCAACGATTGGCAAGTCTATTCGGCGCTGGGCATCGCGTACGATTCGATGGGGCGTTTTGACGAGGCGATTGCGGTCTATACGGCAGCGCTGAACCGTTCGCCCAACAATGTCGTGGTGATGAACAATATGGCTATGTCGCTGGCGATGTCGGGCAAGCTGGCCGATGCCATCGCCGTTTTGGAACGGGCCGCAGGCATCAACCGCAGCAACGCCCATGTACGTCAAAACTTGGCGTTACTCTACGCCATCAACGGCGATGTCGAACGGGCCCGCGCCTTGACGGCCATGGATCTCGACGTCAGTGACGTGGAGACGAACCTGTCGTTCTATCGCCGTTTCGAAGGACTGAACCAATGA